The genomic window CGGCCCCTTCGCCAACTTCGACGGAATCGTCGAGGAGGTCATGGCGGACCGCCACAAGGTCCATGTCGCCGTCACGGTTTTCGGCCGGACGACCCAGATCGAGATAAATATCGGCCACCTTGTAAAGACGTAGGCCTTCGGGCCGTTGAAATTCACGGGGGGTGTGTCTGGCATCCCTCAGCCGCCGGGGACATCCCCGACGGGTCTCCGGGACGGTGCCTCTCGTCTGGCGGTTATCAAGCTCCAGTGTCCCGCCGGCGCAGCCACTCCGGCGCCGCCGGTCGGACCGGCGTTGGGCCAGTACGGCATCAACATCGGCGAATTCTGCAAGGTCTTCAACTCCCAAACCGCCGATCAGGCCGGCCTGGTGATCCCCGCGTTGATCACCATCTACGCCGATCGGAGCTTCACCTTCGAGCTCAAGACCCCCCCCGCGGCCGTTTTGATCAAAAAGTCCGTGAAGCTGGCCAAGGGCTCGGGCGAACCGAACCGTGAGAAGGTCGGCATACTCACCGAGGCCCAGCTGCGCGAGATCGCCGAGATAAAAATGCCCGACACCAACTGCAACACCATCGAGGCCTGCATGGAGATGGTGGCGGGCACGGCGCGGTCCATGGGTGTAACGATCGAGGGGTAATCCGCCGCGCCGCCCGGACCCGTAACAACGATTCCGCGGACCCGATCCTTCGGAATCCGCTCGAGGAGATGGAATGCCCATCGGCAAGAGGATGCGGGAGATGAGCCAGAGGGTTCCCGAGGAACCCGTTCTACTCAGGGACGCCCTGGCGCTGGTCAAGGAGATGGCGGTCGAGAAGTTCGACGCCACCTGCGACGTGGCGATCCGGTTGGGCGTTGACCCGCGCAAGGCCGAGGAGAATATCCGCGGCTCCTGCCCGGCCCCGGCCGGGTTGGGGCGCAAGGTCACGGTGTTGGCTTTCGTCGGCGGCGAGAAGCTGCAGGAGGCCAGGGACGCCGGCGCCGATATCATCGGCGACGAGGAAATCATCGAGAAAATCCAGAACGGTTGGACCGAGTTCGACAAAGTGGTGGCCACCCCGGATCAGATGAAATCCCTGGCCAAGCTGGGGCGGGTTCTGGGTCCGAAGAAGCTCATGCCTTCCCCCAAGGACGGCACGGTGAGCATCGCGATAGGCGAGGCCATCACTCTTTTAAAAACCGGCCAGATCAACTTCCGCGTGGACAAGGCCGGGATAGTGCACGCCCAGGTCGGCAAGGTCTCCTTCGACGTTGACTCACTTTTCCGCAACGCGATGAGCCTGTTGGAGACGCTCATCCGCCTGCGGCCGGCCTCGGTCAAGGGCCGGTACATCAAGAGCATCCACGTCTCGAGTACTATGGGTCCCAGCGTCAAGGTCGATCCGAAAATCAGCGTGGAGGATATCCGCGTTTGAGCAAGGAGTGCAGGTGACCCGCGAGGAGAAGAGAACCGTCGTCGCCGAGCTTGTGGAGACCCTCTCCAAGACCGACTGCGCCCTCTTCGTCAACATGATCGGCCAGACCGTGGCCGAGTCGACGGAGCTTCGGCGTCGCGTGCGCGGCAGCGACTCCCGTTTGCGACAGGTCAAGAACACACTGACCAGGTTAGCCCTGGGCTCGCTCGGACGCGAGGCGGCCCTGCCCCTTTTGGACGGGCCCACGGCATTGGCCACGACGACGCACCCCGTCGAGCTTTCCCGGGTGCTGGTCGGCTTCAACAAGGACTACGAGGACAAGCTGGAAATCCGTGGCGGCTGGCTTTTCGATAAAATGCTCGACTTCAAAAGCGTCGTGGAGCTGTCGAAGTGCCCGCCCCTGCCCGAGATGCGCGCCAAGACCCTGGGGCTCTTCTTGGCACCCATGGCGAGCTTCTTGAGCCTTTTGAACCAGGTCCCCGCTTCGTTCGTGCGCGTGCTCGCGGCAAAGGCCGCCCAGGAAGAGCGCTAGAGACGAAGTTAAGCCCCGGTTTATCGTGCCGGATGGTGAAAAACGCTTTTTTTAGTTTTGCGAAGGGAGAGAGATGAAGAAAGAGGAAATCAAAGAGGCCCTGGGTAAGATGACCGTCGTCGAGCTCGCCGAAATGGTAAAGGAGCTCGAGGAGGAGTGGGGCGTATCCGCCGCCGCTCCCGTCGCCGTGGCTGCCGCTTCCGGCGCCGCAGCCGGCGCGGCCGACGCCGAGGAGGAGAAGACGGAGTTCAACGTCATCCTCGCCAGCTTCGGCGATAAGAAGATCCAGGTCATCAAGGAGATTCGGGCGATAACCGGTCTCGGTCTCCAAGCGGCCAAGGAGCTCGTAGAGGGCGTACCCTCGACCATCAAGGAGGGTATCGAGAAGGAAGAGGCCGTCAAGATCAAGGATCAGGTCGAGGGCGCCGGGGGCATCGTCGAGATCAAGTAACGGTTTGAGGTCGGGCGCGTCCGGTTATCCGGGCGCGCCTTATGGCCGTTGTGCGCCTTATTTTTCTGCGCAACCTTTTATAAAACCCTTACTTATCATTTCAGGCACGGATAATGCAAAAAATCTGGTCAAGCGGACCAGATTTGTGTATAATACACCGCTCGTGCGGAAGGCCGACTCCGGCGCGGCTCGCGAGACGGGGTGACGCCCCCGGCGCAAATACGGCTGAAAGTATTCCGGCGGCCGAAGGCGTGACTGCACCCAAAGGAAAAACGGGCCGGTTGTGATTTATGCGTAACGGGGGATGGCCGGCGAGCCATACCACCGCTTTTAAGTAAAATCCATCGGGCGAAATAAATCCTGCCGGGCTCCGGGAGCCGCATCCGGGGCTTGGGGTTTACGTTTACCTTCCGCGCGCCTTCCCACAGGTCCATTCAGTCCGCGACCCTCACGCGTGCTCCACCAACGGTAAAAAACAGCTTGGGAGAGCCCATGCCCGAGAAGACCCCGAAACCGAGCGCAGCGAGCTATGCCCCCGGCAAATCTGCGTCCAAAGGCAAATCTGCGTCCGCAGGCAAAACTGCGCTCAAAGGGAAATCTGCGCCCGAAGGGAAAACCTCCCGGAGCAAACGGGGGAAGTACCCCCATGCTCCGCGCACCTCCTACGCCAAGCTCCCCATCGCCATGGAGCTCCCCAACCTGTTGCAGGTGCAGCGTGACAGCTTCAACAACTTCCTGCAGCAGGGTGTCCCGGCGTCAAAGCGCCTCCGTCAGGGCCTGCAGTACGCATTCGAGCGGGTGTTCCCCATCGAGGACCCCTCGGGGGTCTTCCGCCTCGAATTCGTCCGCTACAAGCTCGACCTGCCCAAGTACGAGGTCGAGGAGTGCAAAGACCGGGACATGACCTACGGGGCTCCTTTGAAGGTTACCTTCCGCCTCGACGTGTACTCGGTCGACCGCAAGCACAAAGAGGACCGCCAGCTCATAGACAAGCGGGAGGAGACGCTGTACCTGGGCGAGCTGCCGATGATGACCGACTCGGGTACGTTCATCATCAACGGCGCGGAGCGGGTCGTGGTCAGCCAGCTCCACCGCTCGCCCGGCGTCTTCTTCAAGGAGGACCAGCAGCCGGGCGGCCGCAAGCTCTACTCCTCCCGGATCATCCCCGTCCGCGGCTCGTGGCTGGACTTCTCCATAGACGCCAACGACGTGATGTACCTCTCCATTGACCGCAAGCGCAAGATGCTCATCACCACGTTCCTGCGGGCGCTGGGCTACGCGTCGAACGCGGAAATATTGGCGATTTTCGCCTCGGGCAACCCCATCCCCGTAGACGACAAAAAGCGGGTTGTCGGCGGCGCCCTGGCCACCAAAATTTTCGACCCCCACTCCAAGAACCCCGACGATGTCCTCTATGAGTACGGGACACGGATAGACGAAGAGGTCTACCGGACCCTGGTCGAGGTGGGAATCCGCCACGTCCGGCTGCTGCCCGATCTGGTGCCGATCACCGACAGTGCGCGGCTCCTGAGCGCCGTCTCCCTCGAAGACGTCGTAGACATGAGCTCCGGCGAGCTTCTGGTCGAGGCCGACCGGGAGATTACCCCGGAGATATTCACCCAGCTCGCCGAGGCGGGCATCGAGGCGGTCAGGGTCATCCCCGACCCCGACACCATCTGGTTCTCCGTCATCCGCAACACCCTGGAGAAGGACTCCATGCCCTCCAAGGTGGAGTCGGCCCTGCGGGTCTACACCCTGCTGCGCCCCGGGGAGCCGCCCAACACCGAGGCGGCGGTGAAGTTCTTCAACACCCTCTTCTTCAACGTGCGCCGCTACGACCTGGGCAACGTGGGCCGCAAAAAGCTCAACGACAAGCTGAGGATGAACCTGCCCCTGGAGGAGCACCGCCTGGACCGGGACGACATCGTCGAGACCTGCCGCTACCTGTTGAAGCTGCGGGGCGGGGAAATGGGCGCCTCCACCGACGACATAGACCACCTGGGAAACCGGATAGTGCTCAGCGTGGGCGAGCTCTTGGAGGACGTGTGCCACGTGGGCATCGCCCGCCTGGAGCGCGTCGCCCGCGACCGCATGGCCGTCCAGGAACCGGGCCGGTGCATGCCCAGTGACCTCATCAACTCCAAGCCGCTCACCGGGGCCGTAAAGGTGTTCTTCGGCTCCTCGGCCCTGTCGCAGTTCATGGACCAGGTCAACCCGCTCTCCGAGCTGACCCACAAGAGGCGCGTCTCGGCGCTGGGCCCCGGCGGTCTTTCGCGCGACCGGGCCACCTTCGAGGTGCGCGACGTCCACTACACACACTACGGGCGGCTCTGCCCCATCGAGACCCCGGAAGGGCCGAACATCGGCCTGATCAGCTCACTTTCCACATACGCCCGCATCAACGCCTTCGGCCTCATCGAGACCCCCTACCGGCGCGTGACGAACGGGAAGGTCGGCGACGAGATCGTGTACCTCTCCGCCGACACCGAGGAGAACCTGATAGTCGCCCAGGCCAACGTGGAGGTGGATGAAGAGGGGCGCATCACGGACAGCCTGGTCCTCGCCCGCTTCCAGAGCGAGTTCACCCGCGTCAAGCCCAGCGAGATAGACTACATGGACGTGAGCCCGAAGCAGGTCATCAGCATCTCCACCTCCCTCATTCCCTTCCTGGAGCACGACGACGCAAACCGGGCCCTGATGGGCTCCAACATGCAGCGCCAGGCGGTGCCCCTGATGACCACCGAGCCTCCGCTGGTCGGCACCGGCGTGGAAGAGATAGCCGCCCGGGACTCGGGGGTTCTGGTCGTTGCCCGGCGGCCCGGCGTAGTGGCCTACGTCTCCGCGACCCGCATCGAGGTCGAGACCAAGGACGTGGACGAGTACACCGGCCTCTTCGAGCGCGATGTGTACGAGCTGAAGCGCTACGTGCGCTCGAACCAGGACACCTGTATCAACCAGAAGCCCATGGTTACGCAAGGGCATAAGGTTAAAGTGGGGGACGTGCTGGCCGACGGCCAGGCCACGTCCGTCGGTGAGCTGGCCCTGGGGCGCAACGTCCTGGTCGCCTTCATCCCCTGGTACGGCTACAACTACGAAGACGCCATCATCATCTCCGCGGAGCTGGTCCAGAACGACATCTTTACCTCCATCCATATCGAGGAATACGAGATAGAGTGTCGGGAGACCAACCTCGGCCGCGAAGAGATTACCGCTGACATCCCCAACGTCTCGGCCGACAGCCTGCGCAACCTGGACGAGGCGGGGATAATCCGCGTCGGTGCCAGCGTAAAGCCGGGCGACATCCTCGTCGGCAAGGTCGCTCCCAAGGGCGAGACCGAGC from bacterium includes these protein-coding regions:
- the rplK gene encoding 50S ribosomal protein L11, whose protein sequence is MAVIKLQCPAGAATPAPPVGPALGQYGINIGEFCKVFNSQTADQAGLVIPALITIYADRSFTFELKTPPAAVLIKKSVKLAKGSGEPNREKVGILTEAQLREIAEIKMPDTNCNTIEACMEMVAGTARSMGVTIEG
- the rplA gene encoding 50S ribosomal protein L1; the protein is MPIGKRMREMSQRVPEEPVLLRDALALVKEMAVEKFDATCDVAIRLGVDPRKAEENIRGSCPAPAGLGRKVTVLAFVGGEKLQEARDAGADIIGDEEIIEKIQNGWTEFDKVVATPDQMKSLAKLGRVLGPKKLMPSPKDGTVSIAIGEAITLLKTGQINFRVDKAGIVHAQVGKVSFDVDSLFRNAMSLLETLIRLRPASVKGRYIKSIHVSSTMGPSVKVDPKISVEDIRV
- the rplJ gene encoding 50S ribosomal protein L10: MTREEKRTVVAELVETLSKTDCALFVNMIGQTVAESTELRRRVRGSDSRLRQVKNTLTRLALGSLGREAALPLLDGPTALATTTHPVELSRVLVGFNKDYEDKLEIRGGWLFDKMLDFKSVVELSKCPPLPEMRAKTLGLFLAPMASFLSLLNQVPASFVRVLAAKAAQEER
- the rplL gene encoding 50S ribosomal protein L7/L12 → MKKEEIKEALGKMTVVELAEMVKELEEEWGVSAAAPVAVAAASGAAAGAADAEEEKTEFNVILASFGDKKIQVIKEIRAITGLGLQAAKELVEGVPSTIKEGIEKEEAVKIKDQVEGAGGIVEIK
- the rpoB gene encoding DNA-directed RNA polymerase subunit beta produces the protein MPEKTPKPSAASYAPGKSASKGKSASAGKTALKGKSAPEGKTSRSKRGKYPHAPRTSYAKLPIAMELPNLLQVQRDSFNNFLQQGVPASKRLRQGLQYAFERVFPIEDPSGVFRLEFVRYKLDLPKYEVEECKDRDMTYGAPLKVTFRLDVYSVDRKHKEDRQLIDKREETLYLGELPMMTDSGTFIINGAERVVVSQLHRSPGVFFKEDQQPGGRKLYSSRIIPVRGSWLDFSIDANDVMYLSIDRKRKMLITTFLRALGYASNAEILAIFASGNPIPVDDKKRVVGGALATKIFDPHSKNPDDVLYEYGTRIDEEVYRTLVEVGIRHVRLLPDLVPITDSARLLSAVSLEDVVDMSSGELLVEADREITPEIFTQLAEAGIEAVRVIPDPDTIWFSVIRNTLEKDSMPSKVESALRVYTLLRPGEPPNTEAAVKFFNTLFFNVRRYDLGNVGRKKLNDKLRMNLPLEEHRLDRDDIVETCRYLLKLRGGEMGASTDDIDHLGNRIVLSVGELLEDVCHVGIARLERVARDRMAVQEPGRCMPSDLINSKPLTGAVKVFFGSSALSQFMDQVNPLSELTHKRRVSALGPGGLSRDRATFEVRDVHYTHYGRLCPIETPEGPNIGLISSLSTYARINAFGLIETPYRRVTNGKVGDEIVYLSADTEENLIVAQANVEVDEEGRITDSLVLARFQSEFTRVKPSEIDYMDVSPKQVISISTSLIPFLEHDDANRALMGSNMQRQAVPLMTTEPPLVGTGVEEIAARDSGVLVVARRPGVVAYVSATRIEVETKDVDEYTGLFERDVYELKRYVRSNQDTCINQKPMVTQGHKVKVGDVLADGQATSVGELALGRNVLVAFIPWYGYNYEDAIIISAELVQNDIFTSIHIEEYEIECRETNLGREEITADIPNVSADSLRNLDEAGIIRVGASVKPGDILVGKVAPKGETELTPEESLLRAIFGEKAKDVRDASLKAPPGLEGKIIGIKTFSRKSKERSDHLTENELDSIEEYKRYKEEELARLEKEEGYALKRLLVLKWPKIKATEARAKAQDIVDELIEVDADFAERIVDTLDRYEEMKARVDLQTKIKIDRIERGDELPPGIYSIVKVYVARKSRLSVGDKMAGRHGNKGVVSIVVSQEDMPYLPDGTPIQMVLNPLGVTSRMNVGQIMETHIGWAAHELGYYVATPVFEGATEEEVKELLKKAGLPENGKSVLYDGKTGEHFDTEVSVGYMYMMKLSHLAEEKIHARSIGPYSLVTQQPLGGRAQMGGQRFGEMEVWAVEAYGAAHTLRELLTVKSDDVPGRSMMYEAIVKGENTPEPGIPESFNVLRRELMGLCLDMQLEE